In Falco naumanni isolate bFalNau1 chromosome 5, bFalNau1.pat, whole genome shotgun sequence, the following are encoded in one genomic region:
- the KCNA6 gene encoding potassium voltage-gated channel subfamily A member 6: protein GGMRAEEPLALAAPRAGGGEAEAEAPGEERSGGSCCSSERLVINISGLRFETQLRTLSIFPDTLLGDPSRRVRYFDPLRNEYFFDRNRPSFDAILYYYQSGGRLRRPVHVPLDIFLEEIRFYQLGQEAIETFREDEGFIQEEEKPLPQHHFQRQVWLLFEYPESSGPARAIAIVSVLVILISIVIFCLETLPEFRQEPKGAQPGFGEAAPAGDEALLLPPPPPPSGTPPPLRPATGIGPFFTDPFFLIETLCIIWFSFELLVRFFACPSKPEFSRNIMNIIDIVAIIPYFITLGTELAQQQQQKQQPGSSSNNGGQQQAMSLAILRVIRLVRVFRIFKLSRHSKGLQILGKTLQASMRELGLLIFFLFIGVILFSSAVYFAETDDPDSLFTSIPDAFWWAVVSMTTVGYGDMYPMTIGGKIVGSLCAIAGVLTIALPVPVIVSNFNYFYHRETDHEEQCQYTHVTCGQQQSPFSEPKKGDSNQSLSKSEFLEAEDLESMKYSNFIPPNNQGYKEKKMLTEV from the coding sequence GGCGGGATGCGGGCGGAGGAGCCGCTGGCGCTGGCggccccgcgggcggggggcggcgagGCGGAGGCGGAGGCGCCGGGCGAGGAGCGGAGCGgcggcagctgctgcagcagcgaGCGGCTGGTGATCAACATCTCGGGGCTGCGCTTCGAGACGCAGCTGCGGACCCTCTCCATCTTCCCCGACACGCTGCTGGGCGACCCCAGCCGCCGGGTGCGCTACTTCGACCCGCTCCGCAACGAGTACTTCTTCGACCGCAACCGGCCCAGCTTCGACGCCATCCTCTACTACTACCAGTCCGGGGGACGGCTCCGCCGGCCGGTCCATGTGCCCCTCGACATCTTCCTGGAGGAGATCCGCTTCTACCAGCTGGGCCAGGAGGCCATCGAGACCTTCCGGGAGGATGAGGGCTTCATTCAAGAGGAGGAGAAGCCCCTACCCCAGCACCACTTCCAGCGCCAAGTCTGGCTGCTCTTTGAGTACCCCGAGAGCTCTGGGCCGGCCCGGGCCATCGCCATCGTCTCCGTGCTGGTCATCCTCATCTCCATCGTCATCTTCTGCCTGGAGACCCTGCCCGAGTTCCGCCAGGAGCCCAAGGGGGCCCAGCCTGGCTTTGGGGAGGCAGCACCGGCTGGGGATgaggcgctgctgctgccgccgccgccaccaccGAGTGGGACTCCGCCGCCCCTGCGCCCTGCCACTGGCATCGGCCCCTTCTTCACTGACCCCTTCTTCCTCATTGAGACCCTGTGCATCATCTGGTTCTCCTTTGAGCTCCTTGTCCGTTTCTTCGCCTGCCCCAGCAAGCCTGAGTTTTCCCGCAACATCATGAACATCATCGACATTGTGGCCATCATCCCCTACTTCATCACCCTGGGCACTGAgctggcccagcagcagcagcagaagcagcagcctgggagcagcagcaacaatgGGGGCCAGCAGCAAGCCATGTCCTTGGCCATCCTCAGAGTCATCCGCCTGGTCAGAGTCTTTAGGATCTTCAAGCTCTCCAGGCACTCCAAGGGGCTGCAGATCTTGGGGAAGACCCTCCAGGCCAGcatgagggagctgggcctccttatctttttcctctttattggCGTGATCCTTTTCTCCAGTGCTGTCTACTTTGCAGAGACTGATGACCCCGACTCCCTCTTCACCAGCATCCCTGACGCTTTTTGGTGGGCAGTGGTATCCATGACCACCGTGGGCTATGGGGATATGTATCCCATGACAATTGGTGGCAAGATTGTGGGCTCCTTGTGTGCCATCGCAGGTGTGCTCACCATCgccctccctgtccctgtcaTCGTGTCCAACTTCAACTACTTCTACCACCGAGAGACTGATCATGAAGAGCAGTGCCAGTACACCCATGTCacctgtggccagcagcagtcACCCTTCTCTGAGCCCAAGAAGGGGGACAGTAATCAGTCTCTCAGCAAATCTGAATTCCTGGAAGCAGAAGACCTGGAGTCCATGAAATATTCCAACTTCATTCCACCCAACAACCAGGGttataaagagaagaaaatgctgacaGAGGTGTGA